A single genomic interval of Lentimicrobium saccharophilum harbors:
- a CDS encoding GNAT family N-acetyltransferase, with amino-acid sequence MNEIAATTWWLQMNSSPADLPEKALPKRCIVMQAVKPVRSFYLYLYTSVGRPYQWYNRLMCPADELQQMLDNPANNIWVLYYGGVPAGFAEFDLSSEKETELVYFGLTCEFTGKGLGMPFLQWCIGKAWERPINRLWLHTCNLDHPSALGLYQKAGFEIYDQDTIMQQKPDPEDDPYLLLPW; translated from the coding sequence ATGAATGAAATAGCAGCCACTACCTGGTGGCTTCAGATGAATTCGTCACCGGCGGATCTACCGGAAAAAGCCCTTCCGAAAAGGTGCATAGTAATGCAGGCTGTTAAACCGGTGCGTTCATTTTATCTCTATTTATATACTTCAGTGGGTCGTCCGTACCAATGGTACAACCGCCTCATGTGCCCGGCAGATGAGCTTCAGCAAATGCTCGATAATCCGGCAAACAACATCTGGGTATTGTATTATGGGGGAGTTCCGGCAGGCTTTGCAGAATTTGACCTCTCGTCAGAAAAGGAAACAGAACTGGTTTACTTCGGACTTACCTGTGAGTTTACGGGTAAAGGACTAGGCATGCCTTTTCTTCAATGGTGTATAGGCAAGGCATGGGAAAGACCAATAAATCGCCTGTGGCTGCACACCTGCAACCTCGATCACCCGTCAGCCCTCGGACTTTATCAAAAGGCCGGCTTCGAAATTTACGACCAGGATACCATTATGCAGCAGAAACCGGATCCGGAAGATGATCCTTACCTTTTGCTGCCCTGGTAA
- a CDS encoding DNA alkylation repair protein: protein MDAVLYANSLKALFQEKANPLHAPAMEKYMLNQFRFFGIPSPERKLLTRDFKQQYGLPAPLQLNETVRMIWEMEERELQYAIMEIISSKQCLRNPERILLFEEMIVNRSWWDTVDYIASNLVGPWMSLYPERTAELTESWLNSGNLWLQRTVLLFQLKYRDKTDEQLLFRAIRQLAGSREFFIRKAIGWALREYSKTRPERVIAFVEANTLSPLSRREALKVILKNKTHE, encoded by the coding sequence ATGGATGCTGTTCTTTATGCAAACTCACTTAAGGCACTTTTTCAGGAGAAGGCCAATCCGTTGCATGCCCCGGCAATGGAAAAATATATGCTCAATCAGTTTCGTTTTTTCGGGATTCCTTCGCCTGAGCGAAAACTGCTGACCAGGGATTTCAAACAACAATACGGCCTGCCGGCTCCCTTACAACTCAATGAAACAGTCAGGATGATCTGGGAAATGGAAGAAAGGGAGCTGCAATATGCCATCATGGAAATCATTTCCTCTAAGCAATGTCTGAGAAATCCGGAGCGTATCCTTCTGTTCGAAGAAATGATCGTCAACCGCTCATGGTGGGATACGGTGGATTACATTGCAAGCAACCTGGTTGGCCCCTGGATGTCGCTTTATCCAGAGAGGACTGCGGAGCTCACGGAATCATGGCTGAATTCAGGAAACCTCTGGCTACAGCGCACCGTGTTGCTTTTCCAGCTGAAGTACCGCGACAAAACCGATGAACAGCTTCTTTTCAGGGCCATCCGGCAGTTGGCCGGGTCCCGGGAATTCTTTATCCGTAAGGCCATCGGCTGGGCCTTGCGCGAATACTCGAAAACCAGGCCCGAACGCGTGATCGCTTTTGTGGAAGCCAACACCCTTTCGCCGCTCAGCAGGCGCGAAGCCTTGAAAGTCATCCTGAAAAACAAAACCCATGAATGA
- a CDS encoding M1 family aminopeptidase → MMRKFLQFFLLAALTLNLCTGLHAKAQNMNSSAIDDTVDVVSYAINLSIVNLSSQQIQGMTEVRFTTPLSSISHLPLALKQLQVDSVKTENDEHLNFSHIGDNLRIQLYQPLSAGDTNLVRIYYQGVPFHELWGGFHFSGSYAFNLGVGFESIPHNLGKAWFPCNDNFTDRAFYEYRIRVENDKLAVCGGLLRSVSTMCDGTKEFFWKSDRSLPTYLASVAVGPYVMLTDTFPGTEQDIPITWFVRPQDTARVNGSFQNLKEIAQNYETCFGPYPFQRIGFTGTALGAMEHAENIAYPNGSINGGLSDEWLYAHELSHMWFGNKVTCASDADMWLNEGWARWCETLYREHLYGEATARNNMRSLAREVLRYAHISEGGYLPLSPMPSNLTYGTHVYDKGGMVTHALRGYLGDSLFFNGIRAYLDEFAYQPASSYDLRDFLSQYTGTDLTGFFDFHVFGPGYNHVSVDSFHVTPAGSHVDVEVFVRQKLKGAELPAENCRSELAFMSSDRIVETRTITFSGWQGSSVFQLPFEPALVMADLYERNGDATTDNYQTIRATGLFDFPDTYFKMDVINPGDSAFVRVTHHWVAPDGMLEPRPGLTLSDYRYWSVEGIFPEGFQATGRFTYNRGNALDNNLITSSADSLVILFRPGAGQEWQSVPFTRQGPWQLGIIYVPNLLPGEYTLAVWDELFVNAGSQEPGNTSFLKIAPNPATYMTEIILAKPEAGRLTIHDSTGRVIYFREVSTGDKSIRMNTSGFSNGSYLVNFVSAQGKKYVARLIIAR, encoded by the coding sequence ATGATGAGGAAATTCCTGCAATTCTTTCTTCTGGCTGCTTTGACGCTTAACCTGTGCACCGGGTTACATGCAAAGGCGCAAAACATGAATTCATCCGCAATAGATGACACGGTTGATGTAGTAAGTTATGCGATTAATTTATCAATTGTCAACCTTTCATCACAGCAAATTCAGGGAATGACCGAAGTCAGATTTACCACCCCGCTGAGCAGCATCAGCCATCTGCCGCTGGCTTTAAAGCAGTTGCAGGTTGACTCGGTAAAGACGGAAAATGATGAGCATCTGAACTTTTCCCATATTGGAGACAACTTACGCATACAGCTTTATCAGCCCTTATCAGCCGGCGACACCAACCTGGTAAGGATTTATTATCAGGGTGTTCCTTTCCACGAATTATGGGGGGGCTTTCATTTTTCCGGTTCATACGCGTTTAACCTGGGCGTTGGTTTTGAATCCATTCCGCATAACCTTGGGAAAGCCTGGTTCCCCTGTAATGACAACTTTACCGACCGGGCATTTTACGAATACCGGATCAGGGTGGAAAACGACAAGCTTGCCGTTTGCGGGGGCCTCCTCCGGTCGGTGTCTACCATGTGCGACGGCACCAAAGAGTTTTTCTGGAAGTCGGACCGCAGCCTGCCCACCTACCTGGCTTCTGTGGCGGTGGGGCCTTATGTGATGCTTACGGATACATTCCCGGGAACGGAACAGGATATTCCCATTACCTGGTTTGTGCGGCCTCAGGATACAGCACGGGTCAACGGAAGCTTTCAGAACTTAAAAGAGATTGCTCAGAATTATGAAACCTGTTTCGGGCCATATCCTTTTCAACGGATCGGTTTCACCGGAACAGCCCTGGGGGCCATGGAGCATGCCGAAAACATTGCCTATCCGAATGGCAGTATCAACGGCGGCCTGTCCGATGAATGGCTCTATGCCCATGAGTTGTCGCACATGTGGTTTGGCAATAAAGTTACCTGTGCTTCTGATGCCGATATGTGGCTGAACGAAGGCTGGGCCCGCTGGTGCGAAACACTTTACCGGGAACACCTTTACGGTGAAGCCACAGCACGCAACAACATGCGCAGCCTCGCTCGCGAAGTGCTCCGCTATGCCCACATCAGCGAAGGGGGTTACCTGCCCCTCTCCCCCATGCCTTCCAACCTGACTTACGGAACCCATGTTTATGACAAGGGCGGTATGGTGACCCATGCCCTCAGGGGCTACCTGGGCGACAGCCTTTTCTTTAACGGGATCAGGGCTTATCTGGATGAATTTGCCTATCAGCCGGCCAGCTCATATGACCTGCGCGATTTCCTCAGCCAGTATACCGGCACTGATCTGACCGGGTTTTTCGATTTTCATGTTTTCGGCCCGGGATACAACCACGTTTCCGTGGATTCATTTCATGTAACACCGGCAGGCAGCCATGTTGATGTGGAGGTTTTTGTGCGGCAGAAACTTAAGGGCGCTGAACTGCCGGCCGAAAACTGTCGCAGCGAACTTGCATTTATGAGCAGTGACCGCATCGTGGAAACGCGCACCATCACCTTTTCGGGATGGCAGGGATCTTCAGTGTTTCAGCTTCCGTTTGAACCTGCTCTTGTAATGGCCGACCTTTACGAACGAAACGGCGATGCCACCACCGATAACTACCAAACCATCCGGGCCACGGGCCTTTTCGATTTTCCTGACACCTATTTCAAAATGGATGTCATCAATCCGGGCGATTCTGCCTTTGTCAGGGTTACCCACCACTGGGTAGCCCCCGACGGCATGCTGGAGCCCCGGCCCGGGCTGACCCTGAGCGATTACCGCTACTGGAGTGTAGAAGGCATATTCCCTGAAGGATTTCAGGCAACAGGACGCTTCACCTACAACCGGGGCAACGCATTGGACAATAATCTTATTACTTCATCGGCCGATTCCCTGGTAATTCTTTTCCGGCCGGGCGCAGGCCAGGAATGGCAATCCGTTCCGTTTACCCGGCAGGGGCCCTGGCAACTGGGCATAATCTATGTGCCCAACCTCCTCCCCGGGGAATACACCCTGGCCGTTTGGGATGAACTGTTTGTAAATGCCGGATCACAAGAGCCGGGTAATACTTCCTTTTTGAAAATTGCACCCAACCCGGCAACATATATGACTGAAATTATTCTGGCAAAACCGGAAGCGGGAAGGCTCACCATACACGATTCCACCGGAAGGGTAATATATTTCAGGGAAGTTTCCACCGGAGATAAATCAATACGGATGAACACTTCAGGATTCAGCAATGGCAGTTATCTGGTAAATTTTGTTTCTGCACAGGGAAAGAAATACGTCGCAAGACTGATAATAGCCAGGTAA
- a CDS encoding TolC family protein: MIRKTILFLLITGMISGGVTAQQVWTLEQCIDHALTNNLQVKQSMLLVESAKADVLQSKLDLLPGITGNASHAYNYGQTIDRYTNQFATSRVQSNNFYLQSGVTLFNGFQKMNLIRQNQLNLLASEKDAEKFMNDISINIATFYLQVLFYKELVQIRSNQLDITRQQVVRMQKLVDAGTMAAGDLFVVEAQLAGEESSLVSAENSLEVSLLTLAQLLDLPSTDGFDIEIPVLSIEGDPGLAGSPDQIFNHAVTGMPEIRAAEYRLQSSEKQLLRARGTFYPSLALSGSWGTGYSGARQEVDQVIPADPALIGFARNTEGENLDVYAFNSDFTYKTTSWGDQIRDNNNQTIGLYLTLPIFNGWQTRTMVSKSKIALENSRLDLELQRMALRKTIQQAWADARASLKNYHASEKKLHATQESFRYAEQKFNVGVMNSVDYNNAKKDMTNAESEVLQSKFDFIFKTTVLDFYMGKPLTLKK; encoded by the coding sequence ATGATAAGAAAAACCATTTTATTTCTCCTGATTACCGGAATGATTTCCGGTGGGGTGACCGCACAGCAGGTATGGACCCTGGAGCAATGCATTGATCATGCCCTGACCAACAACCTGCAGGTGAAGCAGTCGATGTTACTGGTTGAAAGTGCCAAAGCCGATGTTTTGCAGTCGAAACTCGACCTGCTGCCAGGGATTACCGGAAATGCCTCGCATGCATACAATTATGGTCAGACCATTGACCGTTATACCAATCAGTTTGCAACCAGCAGGGTGCAGTCAAACAACTTTTATCTTCAGAGCGGAGTGACCCTGTTCAACGGTTTCCAGAAAATGAACCTGATCAGGCAGAATCAGCTTAACCTGCTGGCCAGTGAGAAAGATGCAGAGAAGTTTATGAACGACATCTCCATCAATATAGCCACATTCTACCTGCAGGTATTGTTTTACAAGGAACTTGTGCAGATCCGTTCAAACCAGCTGGATATAACCCGTCAGCAGGTGGTACGCATGCAGAAACTGGTAGATGCGGGTACCATGGCTGCAGGGGATTTGTTTGTTGTAGAGGCACAGCTTGCCGGGGAAGAGTCAAGCCTGGTGAGTGCCGAGAACAGCCTGGAAGTTTCCCTGCTTACGCTGGCCCAGTTACTCGACCTGCCCTCGACCGATGGCTTTGATATTGAAATCCCTGTTCTTTCCATTGAAGGGGATCCGGGACTCGCCGGTAGCCCTGATCAGATTTTTAACCATGCAGTTACCGGAATGCCTGAAATCAGGGCGGCAGAATACCGTTTGCAAAGTTCTGAAAAACAACTGTTGCGTGCCCGCGGGACTTTCTATCCTTCACTGGCACTCAGCGGAAGCTGGGGAACCGGATATTCAGGTGCAAGGCAGGAAGTGGATCAGGTGATTCCTGCAGATCCTGCACTGATTGGTTTTGCCCGGAATACCGAAGGTGAAAACCTGGATGTTTATGCATTTAATTCAGATTTTACCTATAAAACCACCTCGTGGGGCGATCAGATCAGGGACAACAACAACCAGACAATCGGCCTGTATCTGACACTGCCCATTTTTAACGGCTGGCAAACCCGCACTATGGTGAGCAAGTCGAAAATTGCGCTCGAAAACTCACGCCTCGACCTGGAGCTTCAGCGTATGGCCCTGCGGAAGACCATTCAACAGGCCTGGGCTGATGCCAGGGCTTCGCTGAAAAACTATCATGCATCCGAGAAGAAGCTGCATGCCACGCAGGAGTCCTTCCGTTATGCCGAGCAGAAGTTCAACGTCGGGGTGATGAACTCCGTGGATTACAATAATGCCAAGAAAGATATGACCAATGCCGAATCGGAGGTGCTGCAAAGCAAGTTTGACTTTATCTTTAAAACAACGGTGCTTGATTTTTATATGGGCAAACCTCTGACGCTGAAAAAGTAA
- a CDS encoding efflux RND transporter periplasmic adaptor subunit, translating into MNKKRMIRIGVVLTAIIVVFLALARKQGWLGEKDLIQVTAEKAALRSITETVSANGKIQPEVEVKISPDVSGEVVELFVKEGDQVEAGTLLARIDPKIYASNYDRMLAGLNTQKANLANTRARVAQVQAQFINAKASYERSERLFKEKAISASEYDAAKSAFEVAKAEVTAAEESVKAAEYSVKSAEASVKEAGENLYKTSIYAPVSGTVSKLNVEKGERVAGASQFSAGTEILRIANLSVMEVIVSVNENDIVRVAINDTALVEVDSYLNRKFKGIITQIATSANVTGLSADQVTNFDVKIRMLPESYSDLKVKGQPTASPFRPGMSATVDIQTESAYNVLTVPIQAVTARQDTLKNENRERPDRNVEEVTENKPEEPVQEYVFVIKEGVAKLQKVKTGIQDNVYIWITEGLTEADEVITGPYRAVSKTLKDGDKVKVVDKAALFEKKK; encoded by the coding sequence ATGAATAAGAAAAGAATGATCAGGATTGGAGTTGTATTAACTGCAATTATTGTTGTGTTTCTGGCTTTAGCCCGGAAACAGGGTTGGTTGGGCGAAAAGGACCTTATTCAGGTTACGGCTGAGAAGGCCGCTTTGCGCTCAATTACCGAAACCGTTTCGGCCAATGGTAAAATTCAGCCAGAGGTGGAGGTGAAAATCTCACCGGATGTCAGCGGCGAGGTGGTTGAGTTATTTGTAAAGGAAGGAGACCAGGTTGAGGCCGGTACACTGCTGGCACGCATCGATCCAAAAATTTACGCTTCGAATTACGACCGCATGCTGGCCGGGCTGAACACCCAGAAAGCCAACCTGGCGAATACCCGGGCCCGGGTTGCACAGGTACAGGCCCAGTTTATTAATGCCAAAGCCAGTTACGAGCGCAGCGAACGCTTGTTTAAAGAGAAGGCGATCTCCGCTTCGGAATACGATGCGGCCAAATCAGCGTTCGAAGTTGCCAAAGCCGAAGTTACTGCTGCTGAAGAAAGTGTGAAAGCTGCCGAGTATTCGGTGAAGAGCGCCGAGGCTTCGGTAAAGGAAGCGGGCGAGAACCTCTATAAGACATCCATTTATGCACCGGTATCGGGTACCGTTTCCAAACTGAATGTTGAGAAAGGAGAGCGCGTTGCAGGGGCTTCGCAGTTCTCTGCCGGAACGGAAATTCTCCGGATCGCCAACCTGTCGGTAATGGAAGTGATAGTCAGCGTGAATGAGAATGATATTGTCCGTGTTGCCATTAATGATACGGCCCTCGTCGAGGTGGATTCCTACCTGAACCGTAAGTTCAAAGGCATCATCACGCAGATTGCCACCTCGGCCAATGTCACCGGCCTGAGCGCAGACCAGGTTACCAACTTTGATGTGAAAATACGCATGCTCCCTGAATCTTACAGTGACCTGAAAGTCAAAGGCCAGCCCACAGCTTCTCCTTTCAGGCCGGGGATGTCGGCAACGGTTGATATCCAGACCGAGTCGGCTTACAACGTGCTTACCGTGCCGATTCAGGCCGTCACCGCCCGTCAGGATACCCTGAAAAATGAAAACAGGGAGCGGCCGGACAGGAATGTGGAGGAGGTTACGGAAAACAAGCCTGAAGAACCTGTGCAGGAGTACGTTTTTGTTATAAAGGAAGGTGTGGCTAAATTGCAAAAAGTAAAAACAGGCATTCAGGATAACGTTTACATATGGATAACTGAAGGGCTTACCGAAGCGGATGAAGTCATTACCGGGCCTTACCGCGCTGTATCAAAAACCCTGAAGGATGGTGATAAGGTGAAGGTAGTTGATAAAGCCGCGTTGTTTGAAAAGAAGAAATAA
- the tsaB gene encoding tRNA (adenosine(37)-N6)-threonylcarbamoyltransferase complex dimerization subunit type 1 TsaB, whose protein sequence is MALILSIETATPVCSLALSDGPDVLGIRETAEKNSHSQVVTVFIDELLRECGLRPGDLDAVAVSRGPGSYTGLRIGVSTAKGLCYALDKPLIAVDTLEAMAYGMARMADENTALPLLFAPMIDARRMEVYTALFDAQGKKVREIQAEIIEAGSFAAFREQHVICLAGDGAGKCRQVLLHPNVHYLEQFSVSARYVAPLAYEKFRKGLFEDTAYFEPYYLKDFVAGVPKVKGLREE, encoded by the coding sequence ATGGCACTTATATTAAGCATTGAAACGGCGACCCCCGTCTGCAGCCTGGCATTGTCTGACGGCCCGGATGTGCTGGGCATCAGGGAAACCGCTGAAAAGAACTCGCATTCGCAGGTGGTTACGGTTTTCATCGATGAGTTGCTGAGAGAATGCGGATTACGGCCCGGTGACCTGGATGCCGTTGCGGTAAGCAGAGGTCCCGGATCATACACCGGACTCCGCATCGGGGTTTCAACCGCCAAAGGCTTGTGCTATGCCCTGGATAAACCGCTGATTGCCGTGGATACACTGGAAGCCATGGCCTATGGCATGGCCCGAATGGCTGATGAAAACACTGCATTGCCTTTGTTGTTTGCACCAATGATCGACGCCAGGCGGATGGAAGTGTACACGGCCCTTTTCGATGCACAAGGGAAAAAAGTCAGGGAGATACAGGCCGAAATCATTGAAGCCGGAAGTTTTGCCGCTTTCCGCGAACAGCATGTCATCTGTCTTGCCGGTGATGGCGCCGGAAAGTGCCGGCAGGTGCTTCTGCACCCGAATGTGCATTACCTTGAGCAATTCAGTGTTTCGGCGCGGTACGTGGCTCCGCTGGCATATGAGAAGTTCAGGAAGGGTTTGTTTGAAGATACCGCCTATTTTGAACCCTACTACCTGAAAGATTTTGTGGCCGGTGTGCCTAAGGTGAAAGGATTGAGGGAGGAGTAG
- the rpmA gene encoding 50S ribosomal protein L27, with the protein MAHKKGAGSSQNGRESHSKRLGVKIYGGQAAQAGNIIIRQRGTVHNPGLNVGMGKDHTLFALVDGVVEFRRRKNDKSYVSVLPIKDAE; encoded by the coding sequence ATGGCTCATAAAAAAGGTGCCGGTAGTTCGCAGAACGGTAGGGAATCACACAGCAAACGCCTCGGCGTTAAGATTTATGGTGGACAGGCTGCACAGGCCGGTAACATCATTATCCGCCAGCGTGGCACGGTTCACAATCCCGGCCTGAATGTAGGCATGGGCAAGGACCACACCCTGTTTGCCCTCGTAGATGGTGTCGTTGAATTCCGCCGCAGGAAAAACGACAAATCCTACGTTTCCGTTCTCCCCATCAAGGATGCAGAATAA
- the rplU gene encoding 50S ribosomal protein L21, which translates to MYAIVEIAGQQHKVVKDQVIFVHRLEGEEGSTVELNNVMLVDNDGAVTIGQPTVTGAVVTAKILSHLRGDKVIVFKKKRRKGYQKSNGHRQYLTRLQIDAITA; encoded by the coding sequence ATGTACGCAATCGTAGAAATCGCCGGCCAGCAACACAAAGTGGTAAAAGACCAGGTGATCTTCGTGCATCGTCTTGAGGGTGAAGAAGGCTCGACCGTTGAACTGAACAACGTAATGTTGGTCGACAACGACGGAGCTGTTACCATCGGACAGCCGACGGTTACCGGCGCTGTCGTTACGGCTAAAATCCTTTCGCATTTACGTGGCGACAAGGTAATCGTCTTCAAAAAGAAGAGGAGAAAAGGTTATCAGAAGTCAAACGGTCACAGGCAGTACCTTACCAGGCTGCAGATCGATGCCATCACCGCCTGA
- a CDS encoding DMT family transporter — MPERKPWLPWLILIILALVWGSSFILIKRGLESFSPGEVGALRVVITWLFLLPFAAKKLRGIPLDQWKVLIAVGMVGSLIPAFLFAAAQRGIDSSLAGILNSLTPLFTLIVSIVFFKNRPKWFNVTGVIIGLAGAIGLVSVSGSGNFTVNMGFAILIIIAAICYAVNVNIVKAYLQGVDPVAITALSFFTVGPMAAIYLFGFTPFASGIESNPESWKGLGYIAILAIAGTGLALMLFNRLIQMSSAVFASSVTYFIPVIALIWGIADGEKFRPGFLLWVMLVISGVLLVNTSSLTNNRIVRFIAGVVKFSD; from the coding sequence ATGCCCGAAAGAAAGCCCTGGCTTCCCTGGTTAATACTAATAATACTTGCCCTTGTCTGGGGAAGTTCCTTTATTCTGATCAAGCGTGGACTCGAAAGTTTCAGCCCTGGTGAAGTCGGTGCACTGAGGGTGGTTATCACATGGCTGTTCCTGCTGCCATTTGCAGCAAAAAAGCTCAGAGGCATCCCGCTGGACCAATGGAAGGTTCTAATTGCAGTAGGAATGGTCGGCAGCCTGATTCCTGCTTTTCTGTTCGCTGCAGCCCAGCGGGGGATTGACAGTTCGCTGGCAGGTATCCTCAACTCGCTTACACCGCTTTTCACTTTAATTGTAAGCATTGTTTTCTTTAAAAACAGGCCTAAATGGTTCAACGTGACAGGGGTAATCATCGGACTGGCAGGGGCCATCGGGCTGGTAAGTGTTAGCGGCTCAGGCAATTTCACTGTCAATATGGGTTTTGCCATCCTGATTATCATTGCCGCCATCTGTTATGCAGTCAATGTAAATATAGTGAAGGCTTATCTTCAGGGAGTTGATCCTGTAGCCATCACGGCTTTATCTTTTTTTACCGTCGGCCCCATGGCGGCAATCTATCTGTTCGGATTCACCCCTTTTGCTTCAGGAATTGAAAGTAACCCTGAATCCTGGAAAGGACTCGGTTATATTGCCATACTGGCCATTGCCGGGACCGGTCTGGCCCTGATGCTGTTCAACAGGCTGATTCAGATGAGCAGCGCGGTGTTTGCCTCGTCGGTCACCTATTTTATTCCCGTCATTGCGCTGATTTGGGGCATAGCTGACGGTGAAAAATTCCGTCCGGGGTTCCTATTATGGGTAATGCTTGTGATCTCGGGAGTGCTGCTGGTAAATACCAGCAGCCTGACCAATAACCGGATTGTACGGTTTATTGCAGGAGTTGTAAAATTTTCGGATTAA
- a CDS encoding DUF6984 family protein — MYKTRKIREEEKAFILFLLAECGVNEQTYPVAGEVYEYEGGIMGSINLAGSDPDQYAGDLIQVEYTDSDQVEVIITLTRDKNNRLLDLDFWKANFSKLIRYPTPGQVTILRKFQ, encoded by the coding sequence ATGTATAAAACCAGGAAAATAAGGGAGGAAGAGAAGGCTTTCATCCTCTTTCTGCTCGCTGAGTGCGGTGTTAATGAACAAACCTATCCCGTTGCCGGAGAAGTTTATGAGTATGAAGGCGGGATTATGGGCAGCATTAACTTGGCCGGCAGCGATCCTGATCAGTATGCCGGCGACCTTATACAGGTGGAATATACCGATTCGGATCAGGTTGAAGTAATTATCACCCTTACCCGTGATAAAAACAACCGTTTACTGGATCTTGACTTCTGGAAAGCAAACTTTTCAAAACTGATCCGTTATCCTACGCCCGGACAGGTGACCATTCTGAGGAAATTTCAGTAA
- a CDS encoding aldehyde dehydrogenase family protein, whose amino-acid sequence MEIFSAGRFIKTGKELRVMNPYNGSLVNTTYLAGEKELEDAITAARSALLPMRELPSWKRYEVLMHIRNRLTEQREKFARMICAESGKPLRYALGETDRSIQTFTVAAEEAKRLPGEYLSLDWTKPGECKEGIVRYFPVGIIAGIAPFNFPLNLAVHKLAPAIAAGCPIILKPSSTTPLSTLMLAEIIHETGLPEGAVSILPMDRSTGNRLVTDPRIALLSFTGSPEVGWKMKAEAGKKKVVLELGGNAGVIVGKSADLSLALNKCLSGAFSYSGQVCIHTQRIFVQKELVYEFSYRFATMVNQIRSGDPALPETEFSSMIDEGNAIRVEQWVNEALTGGARLVCGGRRQGNWFAPTVLTGTHDDMRVCSQEVFGPVVTLEPFDSFSEAAARINNTRFGLQAGVFTNDLSEMDEAFANLEVGGVIINDVPTFRVDHMPYGGIKDSGLGREGVKYAMMDMLEPRILVKGRR is encoded by the coding sequence ATGGAAATATTTTCAGCAGGCCGGTTTATTAAGACCGGCAAAGAGCTCAGGGTAATGAATCCTTATAACGGCAGCCTGGTAAACACTACATACCTTGCCGGTGAAAAGGAGCTTGAAGATGCAATTACGGCTGCCCGGTCAGCACTGCTGCCCATGCGTGAACTGCCTTCATGGAAACGTTATGAAGTGCTGATGCACATCCGCAACCGGCTGACTGAGCAACGTGAAAAATTTGCACGCATGATCTGCGCTGAATCCGGCAAACCCCTGCGTTATGCCCTGGGCGAAACGGATCGTTCCATACAGACTTTTACCGTCGCCGCCGAAGAGGCAAAGCGGTTGCCGGGCGAATATCTCAGTCTGGACTGGACAAAACCGGGAGAATGTAAAGAGGGCATTGTCAGGTATTTTCCGGTTGGGATTATCGCTGGTATTGCGCCTTTCAATTTCCCCTTAAACCTGGCCGTGCATAAGCTGGCGCCTGCCATTGCCGCGGGTTGTCCGATCATACTTAAGCCATCTTCAACCACGCCGCTCAGCACCCTGATGCTGGCGGAGATCATTCATGAAACCGGCCTTCCTGAAGGCGCCGTTTCCATTCTTCCGATGGACCGCAGCACAGGAAACAGGCTGGTCACAGATCCGCGGATTGCATTGCTGTCATTTACCGGTTCACCCGAAGTGGGCTGGAAGATGAAAGCAGAAGCAGGAAAGAAAAAAGTGGTACTTGAATTGGGCGGCAATGCCGGTGTGATTGTCGGTAAAAGTGCCGATCTGTCGCTGGCCCTGAATAAATGCCTGAGCGGTGCGTTTTCATACTCAGGACAGGTTTGTATCCACACGCAGCGCATTTTTGTACAAAAGGAACTGGTTTACGAATTCAGTTATCGTTTTGCCACAATGGTAAATCAGATCAGGTCGGGCGATCCTGCCCTGCCGGAGACCGAGTTCAGCAGTATGATTGACGAGGGCAATGCCATACGGGTGGAACAGTGGGTAAACGAAGCGCTGACCGGGGGCGCCCGCCTTGTCTGCGGAGGCCGGAGGCAGGGAAACTGGTTTGCCCCCACAGTTTTAACCGGCACGCATGATGATATGCGGGTATGCAGCCAGGAAGTGTTCGGCCCGGTGGTTACCCTTGAACCTTTCGATAGCTTTTCCGAAGCTGCAGCGCGCATCAACAATACCCGCTTCGGCCTGCAGGCCGGCGTTTTCACCAACGATCTCAGCGAAATGGATGAAGCCTTTGCAAACCTTGAAGTCGGCGGAGTCATCATCAACGACGTGCCGACTTTCCGCGTTGATCACATGCCTTACGGCGGAATTAAGGATTCAGGGCTGGGCCGTGAAGGGGTGAAATATGCAATGATGGATATGCTGGAGCCAAGAATATTGGTGAAGGGGAGGAGATAA